One part of the Arachidicoccus terrestris genome encodes these proteins:
- a CDS encoding DUF4399 domain-containing protein: MRKLFVIPAFLLVAMVACNSGTEQNTNTDSAAAATTEHNMEDMTAGEAVAPLPAIPDGAKVYFKNVKDGETVSSPLKLEFGVDKMTVAKKAPDSKIEEGIGHHHLLIDAGDSIPAGTVIPDDSTHIHYGGGQTEATVNLTPGKHTLTLQFGDAIHRSYGAPLASTITVTVK; the protein is encoded by the coding sequence ATGCGAAAGTTATTTGTCATCCCCGCCTTTTTATTGGTTGCTATGGTAGCCTGTAATTCAGGGACAGAGCAAAATACGAATACAGATTCTGCTGCAGCTGCGACAACAGAACATAATATGGAAGACATGACTGCCGGCGAAGCGGTTGCTCCGCTACCAGCCATCCCAGACGGTGCTAAAGTGTATTTCAAAAATGTAAAGGACGGTGAAACCGTCTCTTCTCCGCTGAAACTGGAATTTGGCGTTGACAAAATGACTGTTGCTAAGAAAGCGCCAGACAGTAAAATTGAAGAAGGTATCGGACATCATCATCTGCTTATTGACGCGGGAGATTCAATCCCGGCCGGGACCGTTATTCCTGATGACAGCACACATATCCATTATGGTGGCGGTCAGACAGAAGCGACAGTCAATTTAACTCCTGGCAAGCATACGCTGACACTTCAGTTTGGCGATGCGATCCATCGTTCATATGGAGCGCCACTGGCCAGTACGATTACCGTTACTGTAAAATAA
- a CDS encoding AraC family transcriptional regulator — protein sequence MKKKKDGFDGQKAIVIPRKILGAYCDAIPLIRDLYVTDIGYYPKAKHHYRERISGADQHILIYCIDGKGHATIRQEQNEIRPGDFILIPAGMAHIYEADTSNPWTIIWVHFTGSLATAMVETFLKGNQSSKGAVYFQTSRVQLFDDMYANLEMGYSNDILCYTNLCFKYFLASFVYKDNFNRSEKQHTGDLIEISIEFMKKNIDKQLSLDDLAQAVHLSASHYSFLFRKRTGFSPIEHFNHLKVQKACQFLLFTNLRIKEIADKLGVEDQYYFSRMFSKIMGISPAGYRVKRIN from the coding sequence ATGAAAAAAAAGAAAGATGGTTTTGATGGGCAAAAAGCTATTGTTATCCCAAGAAAGATACTGGGTGCCTATTGCGATGCAATTCCTTTGATAAGAGATTTATATGTTACCGACATCGGCTATTATCCCAAGGCAAAACACCACTACAGGGAACGAATAAGCGGCGCAGATCAGCATATTCTTATTTATTGCATTGATGGAAAAGGCCATGCTACTATACGTCAGGAACAAAATGAAATCCGGCCGGGCGACTTTATCCTTATTCCGGCCGGAATGGCACATATATACGAAGCCGATACCAGTAACCCCTGGACGATTATTTGGGTACACTTTACAGGTTCATTGGCTACTGCAATGGTCGAAACCTTCCTTAAAGGAAATCAGAGTTCTAAAGGAGCGGTTTATTTTCAGACAAGCAGGGTTCAACTCTTCGATGATATGTATGCGAATCTCGAAATGGGCTATAGTAACGACATATTATGTTATACAAATCTATGTTTCAAGTATTTTTTAGCTTCCTTTGTTTATAAGGATAATTTTAATCGATCAGAGAAGCAACATACAGGGGATCTGATTGAAATCTCTATTGAGTTCATGAAAAAAAACATAGATAAACAACTATCATTAGATGATTTAGCACAGGCAGTTCATCTGTCAGCCTCTCACTATTCATTTTTATTCAGAAAAAGAACAGGATTCTCTCCTATTGAGCATTTTAATCATTTAAAGGTACAAAAGGCATGTCAGTTTCTACTGTTTACAAACCTGAGGATTAAAGAAATTGCCGACAAACTGGGCGTTGAAGATCAATATTACTTCTCCAGAATGTTCTCAAAAATAATGGGCATTTCTCCTGCAGGTTATAGAGTAAAAAGAATCAATTAA
- a CDS encoding sugar-binding domain-containing protein, with amino-acid sequence MSSKIFVNQTSAWMRRAGYLSILLLLLCLFAKGQRKNWPHLIDLSGTWQFRIDSLDKGEAEGWFNNDFGETIALPGSMTTNNKGNDISLTTPWTGQIVDSSWFFDPGYAAYRQPGNIKIPFWLQPVKYYKGAAWYQKEVNIPADWKGRPIELSIERAHWETTVWVDGQKAGSENSLSTAHVYDLSRLLPPGRHRVSIRVDNRTKEVNVGMNSHSITDHTQGNWNGMIGKIQLIEKPLIYLEDVQVFPDIKNNRINVRVRVVNRSKIKTSVTLNVSAQTTGGANSVKLAPMNKTLEVPVDSSTVELQYGMGSDPMLWDEFHPNLYKLTVLMKSATGKPDTQSSRKEVQFGMRAFTTSGTQFIINGRKTFLRGTLECAIFPLTGYPPTDKAAWSRIFKIARAYGLNHMRFHSWCPPEAAFAAADEAGFYLQVECGSWANSGATVGDGKPLDAYLYRESNRIVAAYGNHPSFCMMAYGNEPAGEHLTDYLTRFVQYWKEKDPRRLYTTAAGWPVIAESDYNSTPDPRIQAWGSGLKSIINAKPPNTAYDWRNIIAKWQHPTVSHEIGQWCVYPDFKEIKDYTGVMKAKNFEIFQDKLNNSGLGNLADSFLLASGKLQVLCYKADIEAALRTPGFGGFQLLDLHDFPGQGTALVGVLSPFWKEKGYVTSDQYSRFCNAVVPLARLPKMVWLNNETLNAKIEIANFGMASLSAIKPTWTLQDQNGNKIKSGVLPVTDIALGNDIQLGAIQVPLNNIRKASELTLTVRVGQHQNSWQVFVYPAETPALHDILVTQQLNQKALATLASGGKVLLSIKKGMLREDKGEKIPIGFSSIFWNTAWTHGQPPHSLGILCNPKHPALADFPTDYYASWQWWDGMSHSSAIELDSVSNAIRPIVRVIDDWVTARSLGLIFECKVGAGKLIVTGIDLIRDEKNRPEARQLKYSLMHYMESDSFDPAVEVPVRKITSLFKAE; translated from the coding sequence ATGAGTAGTAAAATCTTTGTCAATCAGACGAGTGCATGGATGCGGAGAGCCGGATACTTGTCCATTCTCTTATTACTGCTTTGCCTTTTTGCAAAGGGGCAGAGGAAGAATTGGCCACATCTAATCGATTTGTCTGGTACCTGGCAGTTTAGAATCGATTCGTTGGATAAAGGTGAAGCCGAAGGGTGGTTTAACAATGACTTCGGGGAAACGATCGCGCTACCAGGTTCCATGACGACAAACAACAAGGGGAATGATATTTCCTTAACGACGCCCTGGACCGGCCAAATTGTCGATTCTTCCTGGTTCTTTGATCCCGGGTATGCAGCTTACCGCCAGCCAGGGAATATAAAGATCCCATTTTGGCTACAGCCGGTTAAGTATTATAAAGGAGCTGCATGGTATCAAAAAGAAGTAAACATTCCGGCTGATTGGAAAGGGCGTCCAATAGAGTTATCCATCGAAAGAGCTCACTGGGAGACAACCGTTTGGGTGGATGGTCAAAAAGCGGGCAGCGAGAATAGTTTGTCTACTGCACATGTCTATGACCTCTCCCGGCTACTGCCGCCCGGAAGGCATAGGGTTTCTATACGTGTAGACAATCGGACAAAGGAGGTCAATGTGGGCATGAATTCTCACAGTATCACTGATCATACACAGGGAAACTGGAATGGTATGATTGGTAAAATACAGCTTATTGAAAAACCTTTGATTTATCTGGAAGATGTTCAGGTATTCCCGGATATTAAAAACAACAGGATAAATGTGCGGGTACGCGTAGTGAACCGTTCCAAGATTAAGACAAGTGTGACACTGAATGTATCTGCTCAGACGACCGGAGGCGCAAATTCAGTAAAGCTGGCGCCCATGAACAAGACGTTAGAGGTCCCTGTTGATAGCAGTACTGTTGAATTGCAATATGGTATGGGAAGTGATCCAATGTTGTGGGACGAGTTCCATCCCAATCTTTATAAATTGACCGTATTAATGAAATCCGCGACAGGAAAACCAGATACGCAAAGCAGTAGAAAAGAAGTGCAGTTTGGAATGCGGGCGTTTACAACTTCAGGGACGCAGTTCATTATTAATGGCCGGAAGACATTTCTGAGAGGAACACTGGAATGTGCCATTTTCCCACTTACCGGTTACCCACCCACTGATAAAGCTGCCTGGAGCAGGATTTTTAAAATTGCACGCGCTTACGGGCTTAATCATATGAGATTTCATTCCTGGTGCCCTCCCGAGGCCGCCTTTGCGGCCGCAGATGAAGCGGGTTTTTATTTACAGGTTGAATGCGGGTCCTGGGCCAATTCGGGTGCGACTGTAGGAGACGGTAAGCCGCTGGATGCTTATTTGTATAGGGAAAGCAACAGGATTGTAGCCGCTTACGGCAATCATCCGTCTTTTTGTATGATGGCCTACGGCAATGAGCCGGCGGGCGAACATCTGACAGATTATCTGACCCGTTTTGTACAGTATTGGAAAGAAAAGGATCCCAGACGATTATATACGACCGCAGCCGGATGGCCGGTAATAGCTGAAAGTGATTATAATTCGACACCAGATCCTCGGATTCAAGCCTGGGGATCGGGTTTAAAGAGTATTATTAACGCCAAGCCTCCCAATACGGCTTATGACTGGCGGAATATTATTGCCAAATGGCAACATCCAACCGTTAGCCATGAAATCGGCCAATGGTGTGTTTATCCGGATTTCAAAGAAATCAAGGACTATACAGGTGTGATGAAGGCGAAGAATTTTGAGATATTTCAAGACAAACTCAACAATAGTGGATTAGGAAATCTGGCAGACAGCTTTTTGCTGGCATCAGGAAAATTGCAGGTTCTGTGTTATAAGGCTGATATTGAAGCTGCGCTGAGAACGCCTGGCTTTGGCGGCTTTCAATTGCTGGATCTGCATGATTTTCCCGGGCAAGGGACCGCATTGGTCGGTGTACTCAGCCCGTTTTGGAAGGAAAAAGGATATGTAACGAGTGATCAGTACAGCCGATTTTGTAACGCGGTCGTGCCTTTAGCGAGATTGCCGAAAATGGTCTGGCTGAATAATGAAACTTTAAATGCAAAGATTGAAATCGCTAATTTTGGCATGGCCTCTTTAAGTGCCATAAAGCCCACATGGACATTACAAGATCAAAATGGGAATAAGATCAAAAGCGGGGTATTACCGGTTACGGATATTGCTTTGGGTAATGACATCCAACTGGGAGCAATTCAGGTTCCATTAAATAATATCAGGAAAGCATCTGAATTGACATTGACCGTCCGGGTTGGGCAGCATCAAAACAGTTGGCAGGTGTTTGTTTACCCTGCTGAAACGCCTGCCTTGCATGACATTCTGGTAACACAACAGTTAAATCAAAAAGCCCTTGCTACTTTAGCATCGGGCGGCAAGGTACTGTTAAGTATCAAAAAAGGCATGCTTCGCGAAGACAAAGGAGAAAAGATCCCTATAGGATTTTCAAGCATTTTCTGGAATACAGCCTGGACGCATGGTCAGCCACCTCATTCCCTGGGGATTCTCTGTAACCCGAAACACCCGGCCCTGGCTGATTTCCCAACGGATTATTATGCCAGCTGGCAGTGGTGGGATGGCATGAGCCACAGTTCTGCAATTGAGTTAGACAGCGTCTCAAACGCTATTCGGCCTATTGTCAGAGTGATTGATGACTGGGTGACGGCCAGATCCTTAGGGTTGATTTTTGAATGTAAGGTAGGTGCCGGCAAATTAATCGTTACTGGAATAGATTTGATCAGAGATGAAAAGAATCGCCCTGAAGCGAGGCAATTAAAATATAGTTTAATGCATTATATGGAATCAGATTCTTTCGATCCGGCAGTTGAAGTGCCGGTGCGGAAAATAACATCTTTGTTCAAAGCTGAATAG
- a CDS encoding alpha-amylase family protein — translation MRYTTSTRSGKELPVTGKYWFNDITMKSVYLLIFLVLALSVKNGYCKIIDDRTVNNKDAILRIPFGQNNVIIYHLATGSYDVTFYGGVNIRQATAIAGMADTLGDVRPLQRSADMAYVRYTKTPVSSPLGHAVLYKILRKTSTGVLMEQDFTVFTSKDYFLVKARFSHVRGPVNYCSPLSAATIDLDWAGENYTLRCPFDNDMWARYETARLDTVHFVSSEVSTVFNADRAGLVIGSLEHKIWKSGIRLESTSAHSLRLTAFGGYTNATVTHDRRPHGVVRSADGSTCSPQMMVGYFGDWRTGMEAYAKNNRLTEPPFIQSWKGATPVGWNSWGVLQDKIDLPSAKGVVDFFADSCKLFRTKDRKLFIDLDSYWDRMIKNGLGGDVGELKSFVDYCKSRGFEPGIYWAPFTDWGKQGSRRVEGSDYTYQDCWTSINGKPLDVDGGRAMDPTHPATRRRIIKYIGFFKSMGFKMIKIDFLGHATLEADHYYDPQVKTGMEAFCSGMEFLDSLLDNKMLVYAAISPNLATARYVHMRRIACDAFKSISETAYALNSLTYGWWQSHLYDYMDADHVVFKGGASGENRARLASAVMTGTLITGDDYSKPGPWRTTARRLLQNQALLALVGLDGKSFMPYTINVGNGAGNIFEKRVGDKLYLGVFNYAAQPGRFNVLYSKLGVKSPSKVTMIMGGKETKCSLSSQALNMELPKQDAAIFCLEP, via the coding sequence ATGAGATATACTACATCAACACGATCAGGTAAAGAATTGCCGGTAACCGGAAAATATTGGTTTAACGATATTACAATGAAAAGCGTGTACCTTTTGATTTTCCTTGTTTTGGCGCTGAGCGTTAAGAATGGTTATTGCAAGATTATTGATGATCGAACGGTCAATAATAAGGATGCAATACTTCGTATTCCTTTTGGCCAAAATAACGTCATTATTTATCATCTTGCTACAGGAAGTTATGACGTAACCTTTTACGGGGGCGTGAATATACGTCAGGCAACCGCCATCGCCGGTATGGCGGATACGCTGGGTGACGTCAGGCCTTTACAGCGAAGCGCTGATATGGCATATGTCAGATATACGAAGACGCCGGTTAGCAGTCCACTGGGGCATGCTGTCCTATATAAGATATTGAGAAAGACGTCGACAGGTGTCCTTATGGAACAGGACTTCACTGTTTTCACCAGTAAGGACTATTTTTTAGTTAAAGCCAGGTTCAGTCATGTACGCGGTCCGGTTAATTACTGTAGTCCATTGTCTGCAGCTACTATAGATCTGGACTGGGCGGGAGAGAACTATACCTTACGCTGCCCTTTTGATAATGATATGTGGGCCAGATATGAAACGGCGAGACTGGACACCGTCCATTTTGTCAGCAGCGAGGTTTCGACTGTTTTTAATGCAGACAGGGCAGGCCTTGTCATTGGCTCCCTGGAGCATAAGATCTGGAAATCAGGTATTCGTCTTGAATCAACATCTGCACATTCTCTTCGGCTCACTGCCTTTGGTGGTTATACAAATGCAACAGTGACACATGATCGCCGTCCTCACGGTGTTGTCCGGTCAGCCGATGGTTCGACCTGTTCCCCTCAAATGATGGTCGGTTATTTTGGAGACTGGCGGACGGGCATGGAAGCGTATGCCAAAAATAACCGGTTGACAGAACCGCCTTTTATTCAGTCCTGGAAAGGAGCGACACCAGTGGGCTGGAACAGCTGGGGCGTCTTACAGGATAAGATTGATCTGCCTTCAGCAAAAGGGGTGGTGGATTTTTTTGCAGATTCCTGTAAATTATTCAGGACCAAAGACAGAAAGCTGTTTATCGATCTGGATTCTTATTGGGACCGGATGATAAAAAATGGACTGGGTGGAGACGTAGGAGAATTGAAATCCTTTGTGGACTATTGCAAATCCAGAGGTTTTGAACCCGGAATCTATTGGGCGCCCTTTACGGACTGGGGGAAGCAGGGGAGCCGGCGGGTTGAGGGTTCCGATTATACCTACCAGGATTGCTGGACGTCCATCAACGGAAAGCCGCTCGATGTGGACGGAGGACGGGCAATGGATCCGACACATCCTGCTACCCGCCGCCGGATTATTAAATACATTGGGTTTTTTAAATCAATGGGTTTTAAAATGATCAAAATTGATTTCCTGGGTCATGCAACATTAGAGGCAGATCATTATTACGACCCTCAGGTGAAAACCGGAATGGAGGCTTTTTGCAGTGGAATGGAGTTCCTGGACAGCCTGCTGGATAATAAAATGCTGGTATATGCAGCTATTTCTCCCAATCTTGCTACTGCAAGGTACGTTCATATGAGACGTATAGCCTGTGATGCTTTTAAATCCATTTCAGAAACCGCCTATGCATTAAACAGCTTGACTTATGGTTGGTGGCAGTCTCATTTATATGACTACATGGATGCAGATCATGTTGTATTCAAGGGAGGGGCTTCCGGTGAGAACCGGGCCAGGCTGGCTTCAGCAGTCATGACAGGAACGCTAATAACCGGTGACGATTACAGCAAGCCTGGTCCCTGGCGGACGACAGCTCGGCGATTACTGCAAAATCAGGCGTTATTGGCATTGGTCGGCCTTGACGGTAAATCGTTTATGCCTTACACAATAAATGTAGGTAACGGGGCCGGAAATATTTTTGAAAAGCGGGTGGGGGATAAGTTGTATCTGGGCGTTTTCAACTATGCAGCGCAGCCAGGCCGGTTCAATGTGCTGTATAGCAAATTAGGCGTTAAAAGCCCGTCAAAGGTCACAATGATCATGGGCGGCAAGGAAACGAAATGCAGTTTGTCCTCTCAAGCCCTCAATATGGAGCTGCCGAAGCAAGATGCCGCAATCTTCTGCCTGGAACCGTAG
- a CDS encoding AraC family transcriptional regulator, whose amino-acid sequence METYNRTDGFEGEKMISLPGEICDSFCKSTPAFNQFYITHIGYFPHARSHYIRRSNGCRDNILIYCLHGKGYCEIGEYRFDILPNQYLILPATSDVVTYGADSDEPWTIYWVHFTGPDIAAFNQSLGIGVHRGPVSLPLNNRGLSVWEEMYQCLTNGLNIDNLRHANLCLHHFIASFLYPEPASQQKDDRDHIEETIHYMENMVDSRITVETLAARLQLSSSHFSAIFRKATGMPPMDYFIQLKMQKACQLLYSDNMKVKEVAEAIGYEDPFYFSRQFKKHMKVSPLLYKEATKSISA is encoded by the coding sequence ATGGAAACATACAATAGAACAGATGGCTTTGAAGGTGAAAAGATGATCAGTTTACCGGGTGAAATATGTGACAGCTTTTGTAAATCGACGCCCGCTTTTAATCAATTCTATATCACGCATATTGGATACTTTCCCCATGCCAGAAGCCATTATATACGTCGTTCGAATGGTTGTAGGGATAATATCCTGATATATTGTCTGCATGGAAAGGGATATTGTGAAATCGGAGAATACCGATTTGATATTTTACCGAATCAATATCTGATACTACCGGCGACATCCGATGTGGTTACCTATGGAGCAGACAGTGATGAACCCTGGACCATTTATTGGGTACATTTTACAGGCCCCGATATTGCCGCTTTTAATCAATCCCTGGGTATCGGTGTCCATAGAGGTCCTGTCTCTTTACCGCTTAATAACCGTGGATTATCTGTCTGGGAGGAAATGTATCAATGTCTGACAAATGGATTAAATATTGATAACCTCCGGCACGCCAATTTATGCCTCCATCACTTTATTGCTTCATTCTTATATCCGGAGCCGGCAAGTCAACAAAAAGACGATCGTGACCACATTGAAGAGACTATCCATTATATGGAGAATATGGTCGATTCCAGAATTACGGTAGAGACCTTAGCAGCCCGTTTACAGTTGTCCAGTTCTCATTTTTCAGCTATTTTCAGAAAAGCGACCGGTATGCCACCGATGGATTATTTTATTCAGTTAAAGATGCAGAAAGCGTGTCAATTATTATATTCAGATAACATGAAGGTAAAAGAGGTCGCTGAAGCGATCGGCTATGAGGACCCTTTCTATTTTTCCAGGCAATTTAAGAAACATATGAAGGTGTCTCCATTATTATACAAAGAGGCGACAAAGAGTATCTCTGCCTGA
- a CDS encoding alpha-galactosidase: MNKSISFSLFSIIGLLIFMNGPFVSCAQNGDNGKNKLQGVQLIPIETAHSATVFEVGKDNRLHMVYLGARLSRRDEYKQIVQQYHQGSDYSEVSDVVYPGSGSQALFEPAIEVRHNDGNLSLDLKFADVNTTKVNKDVNVTEILLKDGVYPLKVHLYFKTYFATDVVETWAEIEHDEKGMITLNKFASAGLYLRGRKFWLTHYHGDWAQEMKPEQTLLTHGIKTLDSKLGTRANLFQPPVFMISFDQKATEDAGKVLYGSVEWSGNFRTDLELDNLNNLRVIPGINNYASNFQLPADSLFATAKFLYTYSDKGKGQASRQLQRWARDYKILDGNGQRLTLLNNWESTYFDFNESKLRSLLQDTKKLGVDLFLLDDGWFGNHYPRNGDHAGLGDWQVNRKKLPNGIGNLVKEATGQGIKFGIWLEPEMVNPNSDLYHSHPDWVLKQPERPEYYFRNQLVLDLTNPSVQDFIFHTIDSLFVKNPELAYIKWDCNAVIYNAHSMHESQQERLYVDYVEGLYKILKRIRAKYPKVPMMLCSGGGGRVDYAALQYFTEYWPSDNTDPLERIYMQWSYSYFYPAIASANHVTNWGKQPLKYRVDVAMMGKLGFDIPVHDLSAPDLAFCQSSVRNYNKVKNVIWHGDQYRLQSPWTHDVASLLYVDRNKLHAVIFNYLVNQRYASGSHTPIRWKGLDPDRTYRIEEINLYPGTQSSITGNQIYTGEFLMTVGFNPNVDAARSSVVLVAQALDE; the protein is encoded by the coding sequence ATGAATAAAAGCATCTCCTTTTCCTTATTTTCTATTATTGGCTTACTTATTTTCATGAACGGTCCGTTCGTGTCGTGCGCGCAAAATGGAGACAACGGAAAAAATAAATTACAGGGAGTTCAGTTAATCCCTATTGAAACGGCGCACAGCGCAACTGTCTTTGAAGTCGGTAAGGATAACCGTTTACATATGGTTTATCTGGGGGCCAGGTTGTCCAGGCGGGACGAGTATAAACAGATCGTACAGCAATATCACCAGGGTAGTGATTATTCAGAAGTATCAGACGTTGTCTACCCCGGATCGGGCAGTCAGGCGCTTTTTGAACCTGCAATTGAGGTCAGGCACAATGACGGCAATCTTTCACTGGATTTAAAATTCGCCGACGTCAATACAACAAAAGTGAATAAAGATGTCAATGTTACGGAAATTCTCCTAAAAGACGGGGTCTATCCCTTGAAGGTTCATCTATATTTTAAGACCTATTTCGCAACAGATGTCGTGGAAACCTGGGCTGAGATTGAACATGACGAAAAAGGGATGATCACCCTGAATAAATTTGCTTCTGCCGGTTTGTATCTGCGAGGCAGGAAGTTCTGGTTAACACATTATCACGGAGATTGGGCACAGGAAATGAAGCCAGAGCAGACACTGCTGACGCACGGCATTAAAACGCTCGATTCTAAGTTGGGAACAAGAGCGAATCTTTTCCAGCCGCCGGTATTTATGATCTCTTTTGACCAGAAAGCAACCGAAGATGCAGGTAAAGTACTGTATGGATCTGTAGAATGGAGTGGCAATTTCCGGACTGACCTTGAACTGGACAATCTTAATAATTTGCGGGTCATTCCCGGGATTAATAACTATGCATCCAATTTTCAATTACCTGCGGATAGCCTGTTCGCAACGGCCAAATTTCTTTACACATATTCTGATAAGGGAAAGGGGCAGGCAAGCAGGCAGTTACAACGTTGGGCAAGAGATTACAAAATTCTTGATGGAAACGGACAACGGTTGACTTTGCTGAATAACTGGGAGTCTACTTACTTTGACTTTAATGAGTCGAAATTAAGGTCCCTTCTGCAAGATACTAAAAAGCTGGGAGTAGACTTGTTTCTGCTGGATGACGGATGGTTTGGTAATCATTATCCGAGAAACGGAGACCATGCCGGGCTGGGCGATTGGCAGGTTAACCGTAAAAAGTTGCCTAATGGTATAGGTAATCTGGTCAAAGAGGCAACGGGTCAGGGTATTAAATTCGGAATCTGGCTCGAGCCGGAAATGGTCAATCCAAACAGCGATCTATATCATAGTCATCCTGACTGGGTGCTTAAACAACCTGAGCGGCCAGAGTATTATTTTAGAAACCAATTAGTCTTGGATCTTACCAATCCCTCTGTTCAGGACTTTATCTTTCATACAATTGATTCGTTATTTGTAAAAAACCCAGAGCTGGCGTATATAAAGTGGGACTGTAATGCCGTTATCTATAATGCCCATTCCATGCATGAATCTCAGCAGGAGCGCCTGTATGTTGACTATGTGGAAGGATTGTATAAAATTCTGAAAAGGATCCGTGCTAAGTATCCTAAAGTGCCAATGATGCTTTGTTCGGGTGGTGGCGGACGGGTAGATTATGCTGCTCTTCAGTATTTTACAGAATACTGGCCCAGTGATAATACAGATCCGCTGGAGCGGATATATATGCAGTGGTCGTATTCTTATTTCTATCCTGCGATAGCCAGTGCCAACCATGTTACCAATTGGGGGAAACAACCACTGAAATACCGGGTAGATGTCGCGATGATGGGAAAGCTCGGCTTTGATATACCGGTTCACGATTTAAGCGCTCCGGATCTGGCTTTTTGTCAAAGTTCCGTCAGGAATTATAATAAAGTGAAAAATGTCATATGGCATGGAGACCAGTATCGGCTACAAAGTCCGTGGACGCATGATGTGGCCAGTCTGTTGTACGTAGATCGGAATAAATTACATGCAGTTATCTTTAACTATCTGGTCAATCAGCGTTACGCGTCAGGAAGTCATACGCCGATCCGGTGGAAAGGACTTGATCCTGACCGTACCTACCGGATTGAGGAAATTAATCTTTATCCCGGCACACAATCCTCAATAACCGGCAATCAGATATATACCGGTGAGTTCCTGATGACAGTTGGCTTTAATCCGAACGTGGATGCTGCAAGATCCAGTGTCGTATTGGTTGCTCAGGCGCTGGATGAATAA